In Actinomycetota bacterium, a genomic segment contains:
- a CDS encoding TIGR03960 family B12-binding radical SAM protein, whose amino-acid sequence MRGASLFNEIEALLPLVSKPIQYVGGELNATTKPWESVEVRWALMYPDAYEVGAPNQGVQILYEVVNELPYALAERTYAIWPDLEALMRERGLPQFTVDAHRSIADFDLLGVSFSTELGYTNMLTAIDLAGIPVLARDRTIEHPILIAGGHSAFNPEPIADFIDAAVIGDGEEAVIRVTELVQAWKQQGQPGGREGLLLSLATAGVAYVPQFYDVTYLPDGRIQRVAPNHPDVPWRVAKHTLMDLDSWPYPKNPLVPLAETVHERMSVEIFRGCTRGCRFCQAGMITRPVRERSLSSIAEIIDNGLCKTGFAEVGLLSLSSADHSEIAEMSKALADRYEDTQTSLSLPSTRVDAFNIDLANELSRNGRRSGLTFAPEGGSERMRNVINKQVTEEDLIRTVSTAYGAGWRQVKLYFMCGLPTETDDDVLQIAALAREVIKAGRAITGSRDIKCTISIGGFIPKPHTPFQWAAQLDHEATDARLQKLKEAIRSDREFGKAIGMRYHDGKPGIIEGLLSRGDRRVGKVILEAWKNGARFDGWSEHFSFDRWMAAAQTGLADELVDVHWFTTRERLRTEVLPWDHLDSGLSSEWLWEDWQAALSESEVGDCRWTPCSDCGVCDQLGTEIQVGPTGITELPMPMMRPTVVG is encoded by the coding sequence GTGCGCGGCGCCTCGCTCTTCAATGAAATTGAGGCTCTGCTGCCCCTGGTCTCAAAGCCGATCCAGTACGTCGGCGGCGAGCTCAATGCGACGACCAAGCCGTGGGAGTCAGTTGAGGTCCGTTGGGCATTGATGTACCCCGATGCCTATGAAGTCGGTGCCCCGAACCAAGGTGTGCAGATCTTGTATGAGGTAGTCAACGAGCTGCCATACGCATTGGCCGAACGCACCTACGCCATCTGGCCAGATCTGGAAGCGTTGATGCGTGAACGAGGATTGCCGCAGTTCACCGTCGACGCGCATCGCTCAATCGCCGACTTCGATCTTCTCGGCGTTTCGTTCTCAACGGAACTCGGCTACACCAACATGCTCACTGCCATTGATCTCGCAGGCATTCCGGTGCTGGCTCGTGATCGCACAATCGAACATCCGATCCTGATTGCCGGTGGACACTCGGCCTTCAACCCAGAGCCGATCGCCGACTTCATTGATGCTGCTGTCATCGGAGATGGCGAAGAAGCCGTGATTCGCGTGACCGAGCTTGTGCAGGCCTGGAAGCAGCAGGGGCAACCCGGTGGACGCGAAGGCTTGCTGCTGTCACTTGCCACTGCCGGAGTTGCGTATGTCCCGCAGTTCTATGACGTGACCTACCTGCCCGACGGGCGCATTCAGCGCGTAGCACCGAATCACCCGGATGTGCCCTGGCGCGTTGCCAAGCACACGCTCATGGATCTGGATTCGTGGCCCTACCCCAAGAACCCGCTGGTTCCCTTGGCCGAGACTGTGCACGAGCGCATGAGCGTTGAGATCTTCCGAGGCTGCACGCGTGGATGCCGTTTCTGCCAGGCAGGCATGATCACGCGCCCGGTGCGCGAACGCAGCCTCAGCTCTATCGCTGAGATCATCGACAATGGCTTGTGCAAGACCGGTTTTGCTGAAGTGGGCCTGTTGTCTTTGTCGAGCGCGGACCATTCAGAGATTGCAGAAATGTCCAAGGCATTGGCCGATCGCTACGAGGACACGCAGACCTCGCTTTCCCTTCCGAGCACTCGTGTCGACGCCTTCAACATTGATCTCGCCAACGAGTTGTCGCGCAATGGTCGTCGCAGTGGCCTCACCTTTGCCCCTGAGGGTGGCAGTGAGCGCATGCGCAATGTGATCAACAAGCAGGTCACCGAAGAAGACCTCATTCGCACGGTGTCCACCGCCTACGGCGCTGGCTGGCGGCAGGTGAAGCTCTACTTCATGTGCGGCTTGCCAACCGAGACTGACGACGACGTCCTGCAGATCGCAGCCCTGGCGCGCGAAGTCATCAAGGCTGGCCGAGCGATCACGGGCAGCCGCGATATCAAGTGCACGATCTCCATCGGTGGCTTCATCCCCAAGCCGCACACGCCCTTCCAGTGGGCGGCGCAGCTTGATCATGAAGCAACCGATGCTCGTTTGCAGAAGTTGAAAGAGGCCATCCGCAGTGATCGTGAGTTCGGCAAGGCGATCGGCATGCGTTATCACGATGGCAAACCCGGCATCATCGAAGGCTTGCTCTCCCGAGGAGATCGCCGCGTAGGCAAGGTCATTCTGGAAGCGTGGAAGAACGGTGCGCGCTTTGATGGTTGGAGTGAGCACTTCTCCTTCGACCGCTGGATGGCAGCAGCGCAGACCGGGCTCGCAGACGAGCTCGTTGATGTGCACTGGTTCACCACACGTGAACGTCTGCGCACTGAAGTGCTGCCTTGGGACCATCTGGATTCGGGCTTGAGTTCTGAATGGCTCTGGGAGGACTGGCAAGCGGCTCTCTCAGAATCAGAGGTTGGCGACTGTCGCTGGACTCCATGCTCTGACTGCGGTGTCTGCGATCAGCTTGGCACCGAGATTCAAGTGGGACCCACCGGAATTACCGAATTGCCGATGCCAATGATGCGACCGACTGTGGTGGGCTAG
- a CDS encoding TIGR03936 family radical SAM-associated protein encodes MARQAPVRDFAPTVQRLRLRYAKRGRLRFSSHRDFQRAFERALRRAGVPIAFSAGFSPHPKVSYANAAPTGTASEAEYLEIGVTTECDPERLRLALDDALPSGLDIVDVVVASSPDFAARLEASLWQIEFAGMTVATLAEAISAFLAADEVLVERVMKQGKRVFDARSAVLVARVGASPEPVLGLECAILTLVVRHSTPAVRPDDVLAALRRVADLVPPTPPRVTRLAQGPLAPDGQGVGDPLELDRE; translated from the coding sequence TTGGCTCGTCAGGCTCCGGTGCGCGATTTTGCACCTACAGTTCAGCGATTGCGACTCCGGTACGCCAAGCGGGGTCGGCTGCGCTTCTCCTCGCATCGCGATTTCCAGCGAGCATTTGAGCGGGCACTGCGGCGGGCTGGAGTGCCGATCGCCTTCAGTGCAGGCTTTTCTCCTCACCCCAAGGTGTCGTATGCCAATGCGGCACCGACCGGAACGGCGAGTGAGGCTGAGTATCTGGAAATCGGTGTGACCACGGAATGTGATCCGGAGCGACTGCGACTGGCGCTGGATGATGCCTTGCCATCGGGCCTGGACATCGTAGATGTCGTGGTGGCCAGTTCACCAGATTTCGCAGCTCGGCTGGAAGCCAGCCTCTGGCAGATCGAGTTCGCTGGCATGACGGTGGCGACCTTGGCTGAGGCAATTTCGGCATTTCTGGCGGCCGATGAAGTCCTGGTCGAGCGGGTCATGAAGCAGGGCAAGCGAGTCTTCGATGCCAGATCAGCGGTGTTGGTGGCGCGTGTTGGAGCATCACCGGAGCCAGTCCTGGGTTTGGAGTGTGCGATACTCACCTTGGTAGTTCGGCATAGCACCCCCGCCGTACGACCTGACGATGTTCTTGCCGCGCTGCGGCGAGTGGCTGACCTCGTGCCGCCCACCCCTCCAAGGGTGACCAGGCTGGCGCAGGGGCCGCTTGCCCCCGACGGTCAAGGCGTGGGAGACCCCCTCGAGCTTGATCGCGAGTAG
- a CDS encoding enoyl-CoA hydratase/isomerase family protein — protein sequence MDEPELLIADDGPVRFLTLNRPHRLNAFTSEGYFGLSAALDAAAADDEIRAVLVRGAGRAYCSGVDLVALGEQTDPTAFSRGIRAVVMSLVTFPKPLVAAVHGPIVGFGATMLLHMDIVITAEDARWRFPFSELGTSPEAGSTFMLPKMVGERKAAELLLTARWVTGKEAAHIGLATESVPAEMLTIRTQEVLDEIAHLKLPANIGAKTLLRRGWAEEISDAIDRETRTAGEISRNLGGHSIARPLKTP from the coding sequence GTGGATGAACCGGAACTGCTGATAGCCGACGATGGTCCGGTTCGCTTTCTCACGCTCAACCGCCCGCACCGGCTTAACGCCTTCACCTCTGAGGGCTATTTCGGATTGTCAGCAGCCTTGGATGCTGCTGCGGCCGATGATGAAATTCGCGCAGTGCTCGTTCGAGGTGCAGGCCGTGCGTATTGCTCGGGTGTTGATCTCGTGGCACTCGGCGAGCAGACCGACCCCACGGCATTCAGTCGTGGCATTCGTGCAGTGGTGATGTCTCTGGTCACTTTTCCCAAACCGCTCGTTGCGGCCGTCCACGGTCCCATCGTGGGATTCGGCGCAACCATGTTGCTGCACATGGACATTGTGATCACTGCCGAGGATGCTCGGTGGCGCTTCCCGTTCAGCGAGCTCGGCACTTCCCCTGAAGCGGGGAGCACATTCATGCTGCCCAAGATGGTGGGGGAGCGCAAGGCTGCCGAGTTACTGCTCACTGCACGCTGGGTCACCGGGAAAGAGGCCGCGCATATCGGCCTGGCCACTGAATCCGTGCCCGCTGAGATGCTCACGATCCGAACTCAAGAGGTACTGGATGAGATCGCCCACTTGAAGTTGCCGGCCAATATTGGCGCCAAGACCTTGTTGCGCCGTGGTTGGGCAGAAGAGATCTCTGACGCTATCGATCGCGAGACCCGCACTGCCGGTGAAATCAGCCGCAATCTGGGTGGCCACAGCATTGCGCGACCATTGAAGACCCCGTGA
- the rplU gene encoding 50S ribosomal protein L21, with translation MVYAIVRAGGRQEKVAVGDVVVLDRVSGAPGASIALPCLLIVDGATVTTDTVALSKVKVSAEIIDHKRGPKIDILKYKNKTGYRRRQGHRQELTTVKVTDISIGK, from the coding sequence GTGGTGTACGCGATTGTGCGCGCTGGCGGCCGTCAGGAAAAGGTCGCAGTTGGCGACGTTGTTGTGCTCGACCGAGTCTCCGGTGCGCCGGGTGCCTCCATTGCTCTGCCATGCCTGTTGATCGTTGATGGCGCCACCGTCACAACCGACACCGTCGCGCTGTCCAAGGTGAAGGTTTCGGCCGAGATCATCGATCACAAGCGTGGACCAAAGATTGACATCCTGAAGTACAAGAACAAGACCGGCTACCGCCGCCGTCAGGGCCACCGTCAGGAGCTCACAACGGTCAAGGTCACCGACATCTCGATCGGAAAGTGA
- the rpmA gene encoding 50S ribosomal protein L27, producing the protein MAHKKGASSTRNGRDSNSQRLGVKRFGGQEVNAGEIIVRQRGTHFHPGDNVGRGKDDTLFALSAGKVEFGSHRGRRVVNILAE; encoded by the coding sequence ATGGCACATAAGAAAGGTGCATCCAGCACCCGTAACGGCCGCGACTCCAATTCGCAGCGCCTTGGCGTGAAGCGTTTCGGTGGGCAAGAGGTCAACGCCGGCGAGATCATCGTGCGCCAGCGCGGAACCCACTTCCACCCCGGCGACAATGTCGGCCGTGGCAAGGACGACACCCTGTTCGCGCTTTCTGCGGGCAAAGTGGAGTTCGGTTCACATCGCGGTCGCCGCGTGGTGAACATCCTCGCTGAGTAG
- the obgE gene encoding GTPase ObgE codes for MTTFVDRVQLYAQAGDGGNGCASVLREKFKPLGGPDGGNGGKGGDVLLEVDPQITTLLEFHHRPHQKASSGKAGQGGNKHGAQGHNVVLRVPSGTVVTTPTGQILADLVGGGMTFVLAQGGRGGLGNAALSSARRKAPGFALLGEPGDYREVVLELKTVADVALVGFPSAGKSSLIAAISAARPKIADYPFTTLVPNLGVVTAGDTVYTVADVPGLIPGASQGKGLGLEFLRHVERCSVLVHVLDCANMEPGRDPIDDLDAIEHELELYGGLADRPRIVALNKIDVPDGRTLAELVRPALIGRGYQVFEISAASREGLRELSFAMAALVSQARANVVHELAQRVVITPRAVNDQGFTVTRELEGFRVRGDRPERWVRQTDFSNDEAVGYLGDRLARLGVEEALISQGAVPGVAVMIGPDENPVIFDWHPSIMANTRSEASPRGTDVRVDQNLMHNIEDNAVHDD; via the coding sequence ATGACCACCTTCGTTGATCGCGTACAGCTGTACGCGCAGGCGGGCGACGGTGGCAACGGCTGTGCGTCGGTGCTGCGAGAAAAGTTCAAGCCTCTCGGCGGACCAGATGGCGGCAACGGCGGCAAGGGCGGCGATGTCCTGCTCGAGGTCGACCCGCAGATCACCACTCTTTTGGAGTTCCACCACCGTCCGCATCAGAAGGCTTCAAGCGGTAAAGCTGGGCAAGGTGGCAACAAGCACGGTGCGCAAGGACACAACGTTGTCCTGCGCGTCCCCTCCGGCACGGTCGTCACCACACCCACCGGTCAGATCCTCGCGGACCTCGTAGGTGGCGGCATGACCTTTGTGCTGGCTCAAGGAGGTCGCGGCGGCCTCGGAAACGCGGCATTGTCCAGTGCCCGTCGCAAGGCTCCCGGCTTCGCATTGCTTGGTGAGCCCGGCGACTACCGAGAAGTCGTGCTTGAACTGAAGACGGTGGCCGACGTGGCACTTGTTGGCTTCCCGAGTGCCGGTAAATCAAGTCTTATCGCGGCTATCAGTGCGGCTCGGCCCAAGATCGCCGACTATCCCTTCACCACCTTGGTTCCCAACCTCGGCGTCGTGACTGCCGGGGACACCGTCTACACCGTCGCCGACGTCCCGGGTCTGATCCCCGGAGCCAGCCAAGGCAAGGGCCTGGGGCTTGAGTTTCTGAGGCATGTCGAACGCTGCAGTGTGTTGGTGCATGTGTTGGACTGCGCGAACATGGAGCCTGGGCGCGACCCCATCGATGATCTGGACGCGATCGAGCATGAGCTTGAGTTGTATGGCGGTCTGGCTGATCGTCCGCGCATCGTTGCCCTGAACAAGATCGACGTACCCGATGGACGCACGCTTGCTGAGCTCGTGCGCCCGGCGCTCATCGGTCGGGGCTACCAGGTATTCGAAATCTCCGCCGCATCGCGGGAAGGCCTGCGGGAACTCAGCTTCGCCATGGCAGCCCTCGTCTCGCAGGCTCGTGCCAATGTGGTGCATGAACTTGCCCAGCGCGTGGTCATCACTCCGCGGGCTGTCAATGACCAGGGCTTCACTGTGACGCGTGAACTCGAAGGTTTCCGCGTGCGCGGTGATCGGCCAGAGCGTTGGGTTCGTCAGACCGATTTCTCAAATGACGAGGCCGTGGGCTATCTCGGTGATCGCCTTGCCCGCTTGGGTGTCGAGGAAGCGCTGATTTCCCAGGGTGCGGTACCTGGCGTTGCAGTGATGATCGGCCCTGACGAGAACCCCGTCATTTTCGACTGGCATCCATCGATCATGGCGAATACCAGATCTGAAGCTTCGCCACGCGGCACCGATGTGCGGGTGGATCAAAATTTGATGCATAACATTGAGGACAATGCTGTCCATGACGACTGA
- the proB gene encoding glutamate 5-kinase: protein MTPEVRRAIANASRIVVKIGSSSLTKRGGGINDDAISALVQHLALRKAAGSQVILVSSGSIAAGFPVLGLTHRPRDLATQQASASVGQGMLIGRYGAAFGEYGIAVGQVLLTSDDVTRRAHYRNAQRTLFRLLELGVVPIVNENDTVATDEIRVGDNDRLAALVALVVQADALVLLSDVDGLYDGPPSKGGANLIASVSSSADLEGVSIGGTGSSVGRGGMASKVEAAEIATSAGIPVLLTSAELVGSALQDARVGTVFSPTGERTSTRLLWLAHATTGNGRVHIDAGAARAVTKRGSSLLPAGITSVEGTFSAGDPVDLVDDQGRTVARGLVNFDSSELPGLLGRSTKDLAKELGPAYEREVVHRDDLVLLK from the coding sequence ATGACGCCTGAGGTTCGCCGTGCCATTGCCAATGCCTCGCGGATCGTCGTCAAGATCGGTTCCTCATCGCTGACCAAACGCGGGGGTGGCATCAATGACGATGCCATCTCGGCTCTCGTTCAGCACCTTGCCTTGCGCAAGGCGGCCGGCAGTCAGGTCATTCTCGTGTCCAGCGGTTCAATTGCTGCGGGATTCCCGGTGCTTGGACTCACCCATCGTCCTCGGGATCTGGCGACTCAACAGGCGTCGGCGAGCGTCGGCCAGGGCATGCTCATCGGGCGTTACGGCGCAGCCTTTGGCGAATACGGCATTGCCGTGGGACAGGTGCTGCTGACCTCAGACGACGTCACTCGCCGAGCGCACTATCGCAACGCGCAACGCACCCTGTTCAGGCTGCTTGAGCTGGGTGTGGTGCCAATCGTCAACGAGAACGACACGGTTGCCACAGACGAGATCCGGGTGGGTGACAACGATCGTCTCGCAGCTCTCGTGGCGCTTGTGGTGCAGGCCGACGCTTTGGTGCTGTTGTCTGACGTCGACGGCCTTTACGACGGACCGCCGAGCAAGGGCGGAGCCAATCTCATCGCGTCTGTCTCATCCAGCGCTGACCTCGAAGGCGTCAGTATTGGCGGAACGGGATCATCGGTGGGTAGAGGCGGGATGGCGTCCAAGGTCGAGGCTGCCGAGATCGCGACATCGGCGGGTATCCCTGTGTTGCTGACTTCTGCTGAACTCGTCGGCTCGGCATTGCAGGATGCCAGAGTTGGAACTGTCTTCTCGCCTACGGGTGAGCGAACATCAACTCGCCTGCTCTGGCTCGCGCATGCCACCACTGGCAATGGTCGAGTTCACATTGATGCCGGGGCAGCGCGCGCGGTCACCAAGCGCGGCTCATCGCTGTTGCCTGCTGGTATTACGTCAGTTGAAGGCACCTTCTCCGCTGGGGATCCGGTGGACCTCGTTGATGATCAAGGCCGCACGGTGGCTCGTGGCCTCGTCAATTTCGACTCAAGCGAACTTCCCGGACTCCTTGGCCGTTCGACCAAGGATCTGGCCAAGGAGCTCGGACCTGCCTACGAACGTGAGGTCGTGCACCGCGATGACCTCGTACTTCTGAAGTAG
- a CDS encoding glutamate-5-semialdehyde dehydrogenase codes for MDERESVLDVARRGRAAARVVRQLTRDEKDVALLALADALEASTTRIVEANDGDVARAVEAGTAAGMIDRLTLNAARVSAIAAALREVAALPDPIGEVVRGYTLPNGLQIRQLRVPMGVVGIIYEARPNVTVDAAGLCLKSGNVALLRGSSSAAATNAALVEIMREALVVLGIPADAIQLVPGLTHDSTKHLMTARGLVDVLIPRGGEALIRNVVENSTVPVIETGVGNCHVYVDKDADLEKAVAIVINSKVQRPSVCNAAETLLVHRAVADEFLPKVAKALHASGVTLHADAATLALVDASGVVAIPVTDADWAAEYMSLDMAAGVVDSIEEAISHIQKWTSGHTEAIVTDSQSAAASFIAGMDSAAVMVNASTRFTDGGEFGFGAEIGISTQKLHARGPMGLAELTTTTYIVTGDGHVRA; via the coding sequence ATGGATGAACGCGAATCAGTGCTGGATGTCGCTCGCCGTGGCCGTGCGGCAGCACGTGTCGTTCGACAGTTGACGCGAGACGAGAAGGACGTCGCGCTCCTTGCACTTGCCGACGCGCTCGAAGCAAGTACAACGCGGATCGTTGAAGCCAACGATGGCGATGTGGCGCGAGCTGTTGAGGCAGGCACAGCGGCCGGCATGATCGATCGGCTCACCTTGAACGCTGCACGAGTCAGCGCAATCGCCGCTGCTCTGCGCGAAGTGGCAGCCTTGCCTGATCCGATCGGCGAGGTCGTGCGCGGCTACACCTTGCCCAATGGCTTGCAGATTCGGCAGTTGAGAGTGCCGATGGGTGTTGTCGGGATCATCTATGAAGCTCGACCAAATGTCACGGTTGATGCGGCGGGCCTGTGTCTGAAAAGCGGCAATGTCGCGCTGCTGCGCGGCTCATCCTCGGCAGCAGCGACCAATGCCGCTCTGGTTGAAATCATGCGCGAAGCACTCGTCGTGCTCGGTATTCCCGCTGACGCGATCCAGCTTGTGCCAGGTCTCACGCACGATTCGACTAAACACCTGATGACAGCTCGTGGCCTGGTCGACGTGCTGATCCCTCGCGGCGGCGAAGCCTTGATTCGCAATGTTGTGGAGAACTCAACCGTGCCTGTGATTGAAACTGGCGTCGGCAATTGCCATGTGTATGTCGATAAAGATGCAGACCTCGAAAAGGCTGTGGCGATTGTGATCAACAGCAAGGTGCAAAGACCCAGCGTGTGCAACGCGGCCGAGACTTTGCTCGTGCATCGGGCCGTTGCTGACGAGTTCCTGCCCAAGGTTGCCAAGGCTCTCCATGCAAGCGGCGTCACCTTGCATGCCGACGCAGCAACGCTGGCCCTGGTTGATGCCTCGGGTGTCGTCGCGATCCCGGTCACCGATGCCGACTGGGCAGCGGAGTACATGTCCTTGGACATGGCCGCGGGAGTTGTCGATTCAATCGAGGAGGCCATTTCCCACATCCAGAAATGGACCTCGGGCCACACGGAGGCAATCGTCACTGACAGCCAGTCAGCGGCAGCTTCGTTCATCGCCGGCATGGACTCGGCGGCCGTCATGGTCAATGCCTCTACGCGCTTCACTGACGGAGGCGAGTTTGGATTTGGCGCCGAAATCGGGATTTCCACCCAGAAACTGCACGCCCGGGGCCCAATGGGCCTGGCCGAGCTGACCACCACGACCTACATCGTCACTGGGGACGGTCACGTTCGGGCTTGA
- the nadD gene encoding nicotinate-nucleotide adenylyltransferase has translation MKVRRLGVFGGTFDPIHSGHLVAAVSVQSALELDYLIFVPTGNSWHKEPGPEASATDRLAMVDLAIANHEGFTTSSVDIERAGPTYTIDTLTDLQLQWEHDQPDTEADWFFVTGADALLDVPNWRDPAGILSRAQLVGVTRPGHTKPQPDLLNGAFTLVEVATPDVSSTQVRECVRSGQSIDGRVPTAVAEYIYAHRLYLAPSQGIS, from the coding sequence GTGAAGGTTCGGCGCCTCGGCGTCTTTGGTGGCACCTTTGACCCGATCCACTCGGGACATCTTGTTGCCGCAGTCTCGGTGCAGTCTGCATTGGAATTGGACTACCTGATCTTCGTCCCGACCGGAAACTCCTGGCACAAGGAGCCCGGGCCAGAGGCCTCGGCGACAGACCGGCTCGCCATGGTGGACCTGGCTATCGCCAATCACGAGGGCTTCACGACCTCATCAGTGGACATTGAACGTGCAGGACCGACGTACACAATCGACACCCTGACCGATCTACAGCTGCAGTGGGAGCATGACCAGCCCGACACTGAGGCCGATTGGTTCTTCGTAACCGGAGCCGATGCATTGCTCGACGTGCCCAACTGGCGCGATCCGGCGGGTATCTTGTCGCGAGCGCAGTTGGTCGGCGTGACGCGACCCGGACATACCAAGCCGCAGCCAGATCTGCTGAATGGCGCTTTCACACTCGTTGAAGTGGCCACTCCTGACGTGTCATCAACGCAAGTTCGCGAATGCGTGCGCTCGGGTCAATCCATCGACGGACGTGTGCCGACGGCTGTGGCTGAGTACATCTATGCGCATCGCCTCTACCTCGCGCCCTCTCAAGGCATTTCATGA
- the rsfS gene encoding ribosome silencing factor, which translates to MTATDEAKNLAIQAALAASDKLATDIIAIDVSEHVVITDVFVMCSAANEPQVKAVVDAVQERLLQHGAKPLRREGEQQARWVLLDYGDIVVHVQLVEERIHYAIERLWSDCPLIALPAQVSLPRLVPGLAE; encoded by the coding sequence TTGACTGCAACCGATGAGGCCAAGAATCTCGCTATCCAGGCCGCGCTTGCAGCTTCTGACAAGTTGGCAACCGACATCATCGCCATTGATGTGAGCGAGCACGTCGTGATCACTGACGTGTTCGTGATGTGCTCCGCGGCCAATGAACCACAGGTTAAAGCTGTGGTTGACGCCGTGCAGGAGCGCCTCTTGCAGCATGGCGCAAAGCCCTTGCGGCGCGAAGGCGAGCAGCAGGCGCGATGGGTGCTGTTGGACTACGGCGACATCGTCGTGCACGTGCAGCTCGTCGAGGAGCGCATCCACTACGCGATTGAACGACTGTGGAGTGACTGCCCTCTGATCGCACTGCCAGCCCAGGTGAGCCTTCCGCGCCTGGTGCCAGGACTCGCAGAGTGA
- a CDS encoding histidine phosphatase family protein, which translates to MIEPRRVLFLRHGRTNWNATARFQGQSDIDLDEVGIAQAGAAARQIALLQPALVMSSDLRRAHDTAKPLVELLNQDVVLDPDLRETFVGVWEGMHRADIEKEHTEDLQAWFAGTNVRPGLHGETRTEVAERVRNAVDRGLDKIGPGELLVCVTHGAAAMSGMASLLDLPLDHWPIFGVTPNCSWSIAAEANPGVTLKWRLQEYNVRAPEL; encoded by the coding sequence GTGATCGAACCGCGTCGAGTGCTGTTCTTGCGTCACGGACGAACCAACTGGAACGCGACAGCACGCTTCCAGGGTCAGTCAGACATCGATCTCGACGAGGTTGGCATCGCGCAAGCGGGTGCTGCGGCAAGGCAGATCGCCCTGTTGCAGCCCGCGCTGGTGATGTCCTCTGATCTGCGTCGTGCGCATGACACCGCGAAGCCGTTGGTGGAGTTACTCAATCAAGATGTGGTGCTGGATCCCGATCTTCGCGAGACCTTTGTCGGGGTGTGGGAGGGCATGCATCGCGCTGACATCGAAAAGGAGCACACCGAGGATTTGCAGGCCTGGTTCGCCGGGACAAATGTGCGTCCAGGGCTGCATGGCGAGACGCGGACTGAGGTTGCCGAGCGCGTGCGCAATGCAGTTGATCGGGGACTGGACAAGATCGGCCCGGGGGAGTTGCTCGTGTGCGTCACGCATGGGGCGGCAGCGATGTCCGGCATGGCTTCATTGCTGGATCTGCCGCTGGATCATTGGCCAATATTCGGAGTCACGCCGAACTGTTCGTGGTCGATAGCGGCCGAGGCCAACCCTGGGGTGACGCTGAAGTGGCGCCTGCAGGAATACAACGTGCGAGCCCCCGAACTCTGA